From Microcystis aeruginosa NIES-2549, a single genomic window includes:
- the argF gene encoding ornithine carbamoyltransferase, with protein MVATLKGRDVLRITDMSSEEISALLNLSAQLKAGTLNPSCKKVLGLLFYKASTRTRVSFTVAMYQLGGQVIDLNPSVTQVGRGEPLADTARVLDRYLDILAVRTFKQEDLEAFANYSRIPIINALTDLEHPCQILADLQTIQETFQTLRGINLTYVGDGNNVANSLLLGGALMGLNVRVASPANYQPDGEIVASAQAIGEKTGSKILITDDPVTAVKDSQVVYTDVWASMGQESLADARIPVFQPYQVNEQLMSHADKDAIILHCLPAHRGEEITDGAIEGVQSKVWEQAENRMHAQKALMVSLLGLI; from the coding sequence ATGGTAGCCACTTTAAAAGGACGAGATGTTTTAAGAATAACCGACATGAGTAGCGAAGAAATCAGCGCCCTACTCAATCTATCGGCACAGCTTAAAGCTGGCACTCTTAACCCTAGCTGCAAAAAAGTCTTGGGATTGCTATTTTATAAAGCTTCCACCCGGACCCGGGTTTCCTTTACCGTCGCCATGTACCAGTTAGGGGGACAGGTGATCGATCTTAATCCCAGTGTAACCCAAGTGGGACGGGGGGAACCCTTAGCCGATACAGCCCGGGTACTCGATCGCTATCTCGATATTCTCGCAGTTCGCACCTTTAAACAAGAGGATTTAGAAGCTTTTGCCAATTACTCGCGCATCCCGATTATCAACGCTTTAACGGATTTAGAACATCCCTGCCAGATATTAGCCGATTTACAGACTATCCAAGAGACTTTTCAGACTTTACGGGGAATTAACCTCACCTATGTGGGGGATGGTAATAATGTCGCTAATTCTCTCCTCTTGGGTGGTGCTTTGATGGGGCTAAATGTGCGGGTTGCCTCCCCCGCAAACTATCAACCGGATGGGGAAATTGTCGCCAGCGCCCAGGCTATTGGCGAGAAAACCGGTAGTAAAATCTTAATTACCGACGATCCCGTTACGGCAGTAAAAGACTCTCAGGTGGTCTATACTGATGTCTGGGCGAGTATGGGACAGGAAAGCCTCGCTGATGCCCGAATTCCCGTTTTTCAGCCCTACCAAGTCAATGAACAGCTAATGAGTCACGCTGACAAAGACGCGATTATTCTCCATTGTTTACCTGCTCACCGGGGTGAAGAAATTACCGACGGGGCGATCGAGGGTGTACAATCAAAAGTCTGGGAACAAGCGGAGAATCGGATGCACGCCCAAAAAGCTTTAATGGTGAGTTTATTGGGATTAATCTAG